A window of the Deltaproteobacteria bacterium genome harbors these coding sequences:
- a CDS encoding glycosyltransferase family 4 protein — MKIVYLAATSELGPASRYRIYQFINYFEQEGIDIDVLPALSDAWLLAERDSGAKRTIGRLKSGSAGLVRRFQQLLQVGDHDLLIIERELFPKLPGFIENLLLRSKGPYGVELDDAIYLAPGRTQKYARFVENSAFVIAGNENLAQWTRKHQPNTHVIPTCVPVDRYTPKQNYELGSVAKLGWVGLPVNFQYLQPLSQEIQSLRASMPCRLQVVSGRRPSFVGQDAFVPWDSSSEADAIAQFDIGVMPLPTSSFAEGKCGLKILQYMAAGIPVVASAVGVNRTIIQDGVNGLLVERLDQWKPAIERLLGDQELRKKIGRAGRQRVETDYSTKVWGPKLVALYQDLAAKH; from the coding sequence ATGAAAATTGTATACCTTGCCGCAACCAGCGAACTTGGACCTGCCAGTAGATACAGAATTTACCAATTCATTAATTATTTCGAGCAAGAAGGAATAGACATTGATGTGCTGCCTGCACTTTCTGATGCATGGCTCTTGGCAGAGCGTGATTCAGGTGCCAAGCGAACCATCGGAAGGCTGAAAAGCGGCAGCGCTGGTTTGGTTAGAAGATTCCAGCAACTGCTTCAAGTCGGAGACCACGACCTACTCATTATAGAACGTGAGTTATTTCCGAAGCTCCCTGGGTTTATCGAGAATCTACTTCTTAGGTCCAAAGGACCCTACGGCGTGGAGCTTGATGACGCCATCTACTTGGCACCGGGTCGAACTCAAAAATATGCCCGGTTCGTAGAGAACTCCGCCTTTGTGATTGCTGGCAACGAGAATCTTGCCCAGTGGACACGGAAGCATCAGCCAAATACTCATGTCATTCCCACATGCGTGCCCGTGGACCGCTATACACCGAAACAGAATTACGAGCTCGGGAGCGTGGCTAAGCTTGGATGGGTCGGGCTTCCCGTTAACTTCCAGTACCTTCAACCGCTTAGCCAAGAAATTCAATCTCTTCGAGCTTCAATGCCGTGTCGCCTGCAGGTCGTCAGTGGACGCCGACCCTCCTTTGTTGGGCAAGACGCGTTCGTCCCCTGGGACTCATCAAGCGAGGCCGACGCGATTGCTCAGTTTGATATCGGCGTCATGCCTTTACCAACTTCGTCCTTTGCAGAAGGAAAATGCGGCTTGAAGATACTTCAATACATGGCGGCGGGTATCCCCGTGGTGGCTTCGGCAGTCGGCGTTAACCGTACCATTATCCAGGACGGGGTAAACGGCCTGCTCGTCGAGCGACTCGACCAATGGAAGCCTGCGATTGAGAGGCTACTCGGTGACCAAGAGCTGAGGAAAAAAATAGGCCGCGCGGGCCGACAAAGAGTTGAAACCGATTACTCCACAAAGGTCTGGGGCCCGAAACTCGTGGCACTCTACCAAGACCTCGCGGCAAAGCATTAG
- a CDS encoding DegT/DnrJ/EryC1/StrS family aminotransferase codes for MTSVPLLDTTRISDACSKDLQATCERIIKSGQFILGPEVTNFEETMAQFLGAKHAIGVSSGTDALILALMTLGVGQGDEVICPSFTFFATAGAIWRVGAKPVFVDIDPASFNMDPSLLEAAITENTRAIMPVHLFGQMADMHEINAIAHKHGLPVIEDAAQAIGSSIDGCNAGTMGSIGAFSFFPTKNLGGYGDAGLVVTSDDAIAEKARVLRVHGAEKRYYHQTVGGNFRIDALQAGLIGTRFKHLGTGVDGRRAWAGAYDAELKKQGLCDPGPSQLTLPPRTTGRHAFNQYTLRAASNAHRQHILSELSAANVGHSVYYPVPLHRQECFASLGYHDGQLPHTEAASETVFSIPVFPQLSKAEHGRVVEVLVTASQSFAG; via the coding sequence ATAACCAGCGTACCTCTTCTTGATACAACAAGAATTTCAGACGCATGCAGTAAAGATCTGCAGGCTACCTGCGAGCGAATTATCAAAAGTGGTCAATTTATACTGGGCCCAGAAGTAACGAACTTCGAGGAAACCATGGCGCAGTTCCTAGGCGCTAAACATGCCATTGGCGTATCCTCGGGAACCGACGCACTTATCTTGGCCTTGATGACTCTGGGCGTAGGACAAGGCGATGAGGTTATTTGCCCGAGCTTTACATTTTTCGCCACCGCCGGAGCGATTTGGCGAGTTGGCGCAAAACCTGTGTTTGTCGATATCGATCCAGCCAGCTTTAATATGGACCCCAGCCTTCTTGAGGCGGCCATTACGGAGAACACGCGCGCCATTATGCCGGTCCACCTCTTCGGTCAAATGGCAGACATGCATGAAATCAACGCCATCGCTCACAAGCACGGCTTGCCCGTTATTGAAGATGCGGCTCAAGCCATTGGCAGCTCAATCGATGGCTGCAATGCGGGAACAATGGGCTCAATCGGCGCTTTCTCCTTCTTTCCGACCAAAAACCTCGGAGGCTACGGTGATGCCGGACTGGTAGTCACAAGCGACGACGCGATTGCTGAAAAGGCGCGTGTTTTGAGGGTGCATGGAGCAGAGAAGCGGTACTACCATCAAACCGTTGGTGGAAACTTCCGAATCGACGCGCTTCAGGCTGGTCTTATTGGCACAAGGTTTAAGCATCTAGGAACAGGCGTTGACGGCAGGCGCGCGTGGGCGGGCGCTTACGATGCTGAACTGAAGAAACAAGGCTTATGCGATCCGGGCCCTTCACAATTGACACTCCCGCCCCGAACCACCGGGCGCCACGCCTTTAATCAATACACGCTGCGGGCCGCGAGTAACGCACATCGCCAACATATCCTGAGTGAGCTTAGCGCCGCCAATGTAGGGCACTCTGTTTATTACCCTGTGCCACTTCATCGACAAGAGTGCTTTGCTAGCCTGGGCTACCATGACGGCCAGCTACCTCATACGGAAGCAGCATCGGAAACAGTGTTCTCTATTCCCGTGTTTCCTCAGCTCTCAAAGGCCGAGCATGGCCGTGTTGTAGAGGTCTTGGTAACAGCCTCGCAAAGTTTTGCTGGTTAA
- a CDS encoding anthranilate synthase component I family protein produces the protein MSSKPQMHTRTLHADLETPVSAYLKLRSLSSHSFLYESVEGPKHWSRYSILGFGARRIFSVKQGELTLVTGEQTQTLPACDPLEAIQAALGELPGELPADSPRFVGGIFGFLAYDAVRSFEPVGKRDDEPEVPDAYFVEPELVAVFDNRAHTLTLYAWDDKFIAMAQTGLSGSLPEYQAPGAWEEPMAVDTREAFVNSVAKAKEHIRAGDIIQVVLSRRFQMPRVADPFDVYRGLRTINPSPYLYYFEAPDYQIAGASPEVMVRVEDQNMTVRPIAGTRPRGATPEEDASNAEELLADPKERAEHIMLVDLGRNDVGRVAKPGTVEIPDLMVIENYSHVMHIVSEVQGTLKDDLDAYDGLRAAFPAGTLSGAPKVRAMQIIEGLENNRRGIYGGAVGYFGPRGDADFGIAIRTLVALPDRFIVQAGAGIVADSDPIKEADETEHKARAVIRAAHWAASPRAAR, from the coding sequence ATGAGTAGCAAGCCCCAAATGCATACCCGGACCCTCCACGCCGATTTGGAGACGCCGGTATCAGCGTACCTAAAATTACGCTCATTAAGCTCCCATTCTTTTCTTTACGAAAGTGTCGAAGGCCCAAAACACTGGTCTCGGTATTCCATTTTGGGCTTTGGTGCTCGCCGTATATTCTCGGTCAAGCAAGGTGAACTCACTCTCGTCACTGGTGAGCAGACCCAAACCTTGCCTGCTTGCGATCCGCTTGAAGCCATACAGGCAGCGCTGGGTGAATTACCCGGCGAATTACCTGCCGATTCACCACGATTTGTTGGCGGCATTTTCGGATTTCTAGCCTACGACGCCGTTCGCTCGTTTGAACCCGTAGGTAAACGAGACGACGAGCCCGAAGTGCCTGATGCCTACTTCGTGGAACCTGAGCTTGTCGCGGTTTTTGATAACCGTGCGCACACCCTCACGCTCTACGCCTGGGATGATAAGTTCATTGCGATGGCTCAAACGGGCCTAAGTGGCAGTCTCCCCGAATATCAAGCTCCAGGCGCGTGGGAAGAGCCAATGGCTGTAGACACTCGAGAGGCGTTTGTGAATTCGGTCGCAAAAGCCAAAGAGCACATTCGCGCTGGCGATATTATTCAAGTTGTCCTGTCACGCCGTTTTCAAATGCCGCGCGTTGCTGACCCTTTTGATGTTTATCGCGGCCTGCGCACCATCAATCCCTCGCCATATCTGTATTACTTTGAAGCACCAGACTACCAAATAGCAGGTGCATCCCCCGAGGTCATGGTTCGTGTTGAAGACCAAAACATGACTGTTCGACCCATTGCCGGGACGCGCCCCCGAGGCGCCACTCCGGAAGAAGACGCCAGTAACGCCGAAGAGCTTCTGGCCGATCCCAAAGAGCGAGCCGAACACATTATGCTTGTCGATCTTGGCCGCAATGATGTCGGCCGTGTTGCAAAACCAGGCACCGTGGAAATCCCCGACCTCATGGTTATTGAGAATTACTCGCACGTCATGCACATCGTGAGCGAGGTTCAAGGCACATTGAAAGATGACCTGGATGCATACGACGGGTTGCGGGCTGCGTTTCCAGCAGGAACGTTAAGTGGCGCTCCAAAGGTTCGTGCCATGCAAATCATAGAAGGCCTAGAAAACAATCGGCGTGGTATCTATGGAGGCGCCGTTGGCTACTTTGGCCCCCGTGGAGACGCCGATTTCGGCATCGCAATCAGAACCCTGGTCGCACTTCCGGACAGATTTATTGTTCAAGCAGGCGCCGGAATCGTCGCTGACAGCGACCCCATTAAAGAAGCAGACGAAACCGAGCACAAGGCACGCGCAGTCATTCGCGCGGCCCACTGGGCAGCATCGCCAAGAGCGGCTCGGTAG